From Bacteroidota bacterium, the proteins below share one genomic window:
- a CDS encoding PQQ-dependent sugar dehydrogenase, producing the protein MNFCKVRALNTFAMLAMSGVLFLLIAAPTMPAVDDPDKPNGFKEEAYATGLDSPWGMAFLPDGRLLVTEKIGNLRIVDTDGAVSDPLGGVPEVCLCGQGGLLDVQLHPDYDENGWIYIAYAEKRLDADDKPIGWTAIMRARLDGMNLINQESIYQAPVETFSGRPHHFGSRIVFDNDGYLYFSIGDRGMMNDAQVLSRSNGKMHRLHDDGRIPEDNPFFNMLHAESSIWSFGHRNPQGLAVHPEDGSIWTVEHGPKGGDELNRVEKGLNYGWPVITYGINYNDEIISDITEKEGMEQPAHYWVPSIATCGMEFYDGDAFPDWKNSIFVASLKFGQIHRVEVDGSSRTHEEVFYKTGGRPRDVAVGPDGYLYIAIEDAPGRIVRLVPDNG; encoded by the coding sequence ATGAACTTTTGCAAAGTACGCGCACTGAACACGTTTGCGATGCTGGCCATGTCCGGCGTCTTATTTTTGTTAATTGCGGCGCCCACCATGCCGGCAGTAGACGACCCGGACAAACCAAACGGGTTTAAAGAAGAGGCATACGCTACAGGACTCGATTCCCCATGGGGTATGGCCTTTTTACCCGACGGCCGGCTCCTGGTGACAGAAAAGATCGGTAACCTCCGCATTGTCGACACCGACGGTGCCGTGTCTGATCCGCTGGGCGGCGTCCCTGAAGTTTGCCTCTGCGGCCAGGGTGGCCTGCTCGACGTACAGCTTCACCCCGATTACGATGAAAATGGCTGGATCTATATTGCATATGCCGAAAAGCGGCTGGATGCTGATGACAAACCTATCGGCTGGACGGCTATCATGCGGGCCCGTTTGGATGGTATGAACCTGATCAACCAGGAGTCGATCTACCAGGCGCCTGTTGAAACGTTTTCGGGTCGCCCGCACCATTTTGGTTCGCGCATTGTGTTTGACAATGACGGGTACCTGTATTTCTCGATTGGTGACCGGGGCATGATGAATGATGCGCAGGTACTCAGCCGCTCAAACGGTAAAATGCACCGCCTGCACGACGATGGGCGGATTCCAGAAGACAATCCGTTTTTCAACATGCTGCATGCTGAGTCATCAATCTGGTCTTTTGGCCACCGCAATCCGCAAGGTCTCGCTGTGCATCCTGAAGATGGCAGCATTTGGACTGTGGAGCATGGCCCCAAAGGTGGCGATGAATTAAACCGTGTAGAGAAAGGCCTGAATTATGGTTGGCCCGTGATTACCTACGGCATCAACTACAACGATGAAATCATCTCCGATATCACAGAGAAAGAGGGGATGGAGCAGCCGGCGCATTACTGGGTGCCTTCGATTGCAACCTGCGGGATGGAGTTTTACGACGGCGATGCGTTTCCTGACTGGAAAAACAGCATCTTTGTTGCATCGCTGAAGTTCGGACAGATTCATCGGGTAGAAGTTGATGGCAGCAGCCGGACCCACGAAGAAGTATTCTACAAAACAGGTGGCCGGCCGCGCGACGTAGCCGTAGGACCTGATGGCTACC